DNA sequence from the Schistocerca americana isolate TAMUIC-IGC-003095 chromosome 2, iqSchAmer2.1, whole genome shotgun sequence genome:
TTTCAGTCGCTACTAACGATCGGCCTGTGCATCGTGACTGACTATCAAAAGCTGCGGCGCTACTTTAATCAGATCAAGTATACTGATGCTCATTTAATGTTTAAGAAAGAAGACAACATGAAAATGTTGGGAGGATTCCTGCTGGCTGTACACCTGGCTGTGGCAGTTGCAATACTCGCCACCAGTGCCCAAAATTCATACGGGATGTATTCGGGCCCGCTGATAATATATTTTTTGTTATCCGACTGTTTGACGACGTTGCAGTTCGTTCTGCTAGAACTCGAATTGTGGGTGCGGTTCCGCTCCCTCAATTCCCGCCTCACTGAGGTGATCCCAGCGTGCCTCACACCAGTGTCACTGCATCGGCCCATAGGGTCATTTTCGCCACCTCCTGGCAGACTTCACCAGTTGTTAGAGGCATACATGTCACTGTACTACGCTGAACAGCTGCTGCAGGACCATTTTGGAGGGCCGGTGGCTATCAGCGTAGCTCAGTCGGTGAGCTGCTCCACACGAAGTGCCTACGAAGTGCTGCTGAAACAGCTGAAACCTCAGTGGACATCACAGCTGCACCTCGGCCCCTCCGTGAGCAACACAGTCATGTGGCTGACGTTTCACTGGCTACGACTGTCCACGGTCGCTCTGTCGTGTGCGGCGGTGGAACAAGAGGCGGCTGCTACTATTGCCCTCTTCCTGAAGGCCTCTGTGGCGTCTGAGGGCCACTGTCCAGAACTGGAGGCCTTCTTGCCGCTCCTGGTACACAGTCCTCCACTGCGCTTCTCTGCCGCCGGTTTCTTCACGGTCGACCGGCGACTCCTGGTGTCTGCATTAGCCATTGTCATCACATACGTCGTCATCATGGCTCAGGTTACCTCTGCACAGTAACTTGCTGCTCTGTAAGTAACCCATATAATGGCACATAGGGGTTTAACGTACTGACCAATGAGGGTAATTATTAAATACTCTTGATCGAAGACTGATTTGAGAGCTTGTGCTGAAGCAGCCTAGCATGCCTTAAAAGTTTTCTTCTGCTTTGAGTAAATTATGAAGTCATAATGTGAGCTTTTCGCCGACGGCAACTGAGACCTGAATGTCATTGAGTGAGTGGAACTGATTAATGTATGTAAGCACCTATACACTAACGACATCTATAGTTATCGTTATAACTAATAAGCATAATATGAAAATGGATCCCTTGACGTCACCAATCTTGTTCACTTTTCGTACCGCAGCTGTTACACGAAAGAAATTAATAGCATATAGGATAACCTCTAAAAAAGTTCTTaaaattacacaaaataaaatagtgaATTATTTTCATGTACCTCAGGTTCATATTATTTACAGATAAAGTAACCACCTGTGGTGTTTGTGATAATTTGACATACCTCCAATCAATTTTTCTCCTAGAATACGGTAAAGAGACATCCAAGTTACTGTAGAAGTggaacaaatacagttttaatgCAGATGTTTCTATGGCAATTCATGTGACTCACTCGTGTTCCAAAACAAGTCCTTTCAAGCCAACGTTTGTCTAGAAAAGTGATTTGAACATCGATTGTGTTGGTGAAGTATGGAAAGGAAACATACGTTAACGAATTGTGGTTTGAATAATATCTTTATATAATCATTTCCACTGCCTGTGTATATTAACGCGTAATAAAGCACTATGCAAGTAACTATATTTGTACTTACTGTTGGTCTACACATTGTAACTCCACTATAATTTAAGGTTTTTCTCGAGAAATGCAGAACTTTGCTGCTAAAGTATCTTCCTGTAGTCAAAAACAAGTACATTGTAGCCCACACTGTAAAACAAAAGTTCATACAAAAATATGATCTGCAGCTTACTTGACACAGAAGAGAATTAATAACAATAAGATCATTAATTTCATCACATTGTTATTGTAACACACATAATTTTCCTACTGTATGCGACTTATAGATAGCAAATTTTTACGTCCGACTGGCGGAAATCCTATAGGCACTAACGGTATTATGGCAAACGTAGTGGAAGTATCGATGTCTGGATACCATCTTTAGACTATGCTCTATTCTGTTTCATTAGATCTATAAACATGAATTGGATGTGTAATCTCTCTAATGCCTCTACAAGAGATGTTGTAACCCAATGCAGATTAGATGTTGACTAAGAGCGCTGGGACATTTTATTACtaacactgtattttattttaccACTTGATACCAGGTAAAATTATAATAGAGTGACGTGCCTAAGTTTTGCGTTGTACatttgtacactgtcagtcacatcAGTTTACCTTTTGTACTTTTAAGTTCAGTGATGAAGGTCAGATGTTATATTCCTTAACGCCACAGTTCCAGTAGTGTTATACTGCTCAGATTCCACAATTTTAGTAGTGTCACATAAACTATTAAACTCGGCTATGCGAGTATGTGACTGTTGTGTAATTTTATGCCCTCATATTATTTCGAATTTTATAAACTACACACTTATTAAAACTACGAAATTTATGATGCATCCATCTTCAACACAATACCAAGTACATTGTATATTGTTCACACTGTTAGGTAACTCACATTCTGCTTCTTATTCTACTTGCAATAATTTACGAAAGGTAAAACAACGTTTGATTTTTCTTTGTTAAGTTTAATTttcaatacattaaaaataatttttaataaattattcaacATTTGCAACATCCACCCTCAAAATACATTGCTTTTTTCCCATAAATGTAATTAATAACTTCTGCATTTTTAATGGCACAGTAAACATTAATAGTTTTCTAAAAAAGAACTTATGGTAACTGTTTCATAACAGCATTTCTAAATTTCGTAAACTTTGACCATTGCATGAATGTGTTAAGTCTGCCACTTGTTCTTCAGAACTACAATACTTTAACTCAAGGTAATATTTTCCGTATTCTTCAGTAACACAGAGTAATTTTACGTCTATATAAGATcttccctcccatgaaccatggaccttgccgttggtagggaggcttacgtgcctcagcgatacatatagccATACCATAGATGCTaccacaagggaggggtatctgctgagaggccagacaaatctgtggttcctgaagggggacaGCAGCGTTTTGAGTAGtagcaggggcaatagtctggatgactgactgatctggtcttgtaacactaagcaaaacggccttgctgtgctgatactgcgaacggctgaaagcaaggggaaactacagccgtaatttttcctaaaggcattcagctttactgtatggttaaatgatgatggagtcctgttgagtaaaatattccagaggtcaaatagtcccccattcggatctccgggcggggactactcaggaggacgccgttttcacgagaaagaaaactggcgttctacagatcaaaACGTGGAATCTCAGATTCCTTAATTGGGCacataagttagaaaatttaaaaaacgaaATGGATAATTTAAAGGTAGATTTATTGGAAATTAGTgcagttcggttgcaggaggaacaagacttctgatcagatgactatagggttataaatacaaaatcaagtagcggTAATGCAggggttggtttaataatgaataagaaaaattagtgctggtaagctattacaaacagcatagtgggcgcattattgtggccaagatagtcacgaagccaccgcctaccatagtagtacaagtttttatgccaactagctccgcagatgacgaagagattgatgaaatgtatgatgagataaaagaaattattcagatagtgacggAAGACGAAAATTCaagtcatgggtgacttgaattcgatagtaggaaaaggaagagaagcaaacgtagtagatggatatggaatgggattaaggaatgaaagagggcgccgcctggtagaattttgcacagagcgtaactttatcacagctaatacttggttcaatgttcatgaaagaaggttgtatacatggaagaggcctggacttACTGGAAGgtttccgatagattatataatggtaaaacagagatttaggaattgggtattaaattataagacattttcatgcgcatatgtggactctgaccacaatctattggttatgaactgtagattaaaactgaagaaactgcaaaaaggtgggaatttaaagagacggtatctggataaaatgacagaacctgaggttgtaaagagtttcagagaggGAAATAGGGAACTATttagaagaatgggggaaagaaatacagtagatgaagaatgggtaactttgagggatgaaatagtgaaggcaacagagagtcgagtaggtaaaaagacgagggctagtagtcatccttgggtaacagaagaaatattgaatttaattaatgagtgGAGCAAATACGAAAATGCAttaatgaaacaggcgaaaaggaatacaagcctgtgaaaaatgagatcgacggaagtgaaaaatggctaagcagggatggctaaatgtaaggatgtagaggcatgcaTCACGAGGGGTAAGCtacatactgcctacagcaaaattaaatagacctttggagaaaagagaaccatttgagtgaatatcaagagctcagatggaaactcagttcttatcaaaggagggaaagcagaaaggtggaaggagtaattagagggtctatacaacggcgatgtacttgaggacaatattatggaaatggaagagggtgtagatgaagattaaataggAGATataataatgcgtgaagagtttgacacacgGTGAAATACCTACGTCGAAACACggcaccaggagtagacaacattccattagagctactgatgctcttgagagtgtcagccctgacaaaactctacaatctggtgaccaagatgtatgaaacaggcgaaataccctcagacttcaagaagaaaataataattccaattgcaaagaaagcagttgtagacagatgtgaaaattaccgaactatcagtttaataagtcacagcgggaAATTCTAACAATGATTCtgtgcagacaaatggaaaaactgggagaaacTGACCTCACGGATGATTAGTTTGGATTACATacttttctaccatttgtagacttagagaaggcttttgacaatgttgactggaatactctctttcaaattctgaaggtggcaagggtcaaatacagggagcgaaatgctatttacaatttgtacagaaaccagatggcagttataagagtcgaggggcctgaGAGGGAAGCacgggttgggaagggagtgagacagggttgtagcctatcccagatgctattcaatgtatatattgtgcaagcagtaaaggaaacaaaagaaaaattcggagtaggaattaaaatccatagacaagaaacaaaatctttgaggttcgtcgatgacattgtaattatgtcagagagagagcaaaggacctgcaagagcagttgaacagaatggacagtgtcttgaaaggagtatgtaaGATATACATCAaaaaaggcaaaacaaggataatggaatgtaatcgaatgaaattgggtgttgctgagggaattagattatgaaataaggcacttaaagtagtaaatgagttttgctatgtggcaagcaaaataactgatgatggttgaagtagagagaatatgaaatgtacactggcaatgacaatgaaagcgtttctggagaagagaaatttgttaacatcgagtatagatttaagtgccaggaagtcgtttctgaaagtgtttgtatggagtgcagccatgtatggaagtgaaaggtagacgatggatagtttagacaagaagagaacagaagctttccaaatggggtgctacagaaggatgctgaagattagatggtagatgaCATAAGTattgaggagttattgaatagaactggggagaagagaaatttgtggcacaacttgactggaagaagggatcggtagttaggacatgttctgaggcattaagagatcaccaatttagtattggagggcagtgtggagggtaaaaatcgcagagcgagaccaagagatgaagaaggACGTTGGTTGAAGTacatactgggagacgaagaagcttgcccagtatagagttgcatggagagctgcatgaaaccagtctcttgattgaagaccacaacaacaacaacaacatgatcttcATTTCCCGTTTGGATAGCTCTTGTGATAGGGTCTTGATGGTATTACTGCTGTGGCGCATTTTCATGTTGAAAGGTTTTCTCATTCGTCTGATCTAGTATCTATTAGATTTTAGTTCTTTGAACACCAAATAATTGGAAAACTATTATAaagaataatatatacattaatggTTTTCCTGTCTCTTACGTTTTGAGTATAGTTAGcattacaataaaaatttaaataagtaatttttcctttatgtttcttcttctacaAAAAGCCATAGTTCTTTGAGTCTTGTTGTTATGTCATAGATCTTTTGGCATTCAGTTGATTCCTTGTTTTGGGTCTTCTGTGAAGCCGCTCTCATGATTGATTGTGAATCAAAAATCTGGCCAGGATTTTGATGGGTAATACAGAGGACTTCCTGTAGATTCATTATATGGAATTTAGTATTTTAATGTGTTCATCCTGTTGTTTTCCTTACTTGTCTTCTAAACTAAAGGAGTCGTCATGGCCTTGTAGTCAGTGATACTGAATTTTCAGAGTACTTTTCCTGCATGCTGTTTCTGATGTAGAAATAGTCCACTCTTTGTCCTTTTTACACGTATCTCAATGTACATATCTGAATTTTCTGtcacatttttcttcagttttttgaaaaatttttcaattttctgtaaGTCTTTTCATGTAATGAATACGTCATCATCATAAGTAACCATGTACTTTTGTTCTATTAAATCTTTAAATATGTAGTGATTGGACTTCAGCTGGATTGCTTCCCCACATTTCTAGGAAATATCACAGTGTTTTATTCGATCCAGATGGAGGTTAGTCAGGCCACACTGAACTTTCTCCAGCCTTTTTGTTTCCTTCAGGTATCTTCATGAAAATCTCTTCATCCAGTGTCAGTTTCCTGCATCAAACG
Encoded proteins:
- the LOC124594540 gene encoding putative gustatory receptor 39b, whose product is MVYRPISDLITFTYIITDILPYFQSLLTIGLCIVTDYQKLRRYFNQIKYTDAHLMFKKEDNMKMLGGFLLAVHLAVAVAILATSAQNSYGMYSGPLIIYFLLSDCLTTLQFVLLELELWVRFRSLNSRLTEVIPACLTPVSLHRPIGSFSPPPGRLHQLLEAYMSLYYAEQLLQDHFGGPVAISVAQSVSCSTRSAYEVLLKQLKPQWTSQLHLGPSVSNTVMWLTFHWLRLSTVALSCAAVEQEAAATIALFLKASVASEGHCPELEAFLPLLVHSPPLRFSAAGFFTVDRRLLVSALAIVITYVVIMAQVTSAQ